In Planctomycetota bacterium, the DNA window CGTCCACGTCGAGAGCGGCGACGTCCGCGGGCTCGCTCCCTTCGAGAACACCCGCGCCTTCATCCAGGAGGTCAGCTGGAAGCACCCCGACGAGATCCTCGTCGGCCTGAACAACCGCGTGCCCCAGTTCCACGACCTGCACCGCATCAACGTCGTCACGGGCGAGAGCGAGCTGGTCTTCCAGAACGATGGATGGGCCGGCGTGGTCACCGACAGCAACTTCGGCGTCCGCTTCACGAGCCGCTACGACCAGGACGGCTCCATCGGCTACTACAGCGTCGACAACAACGAGGTCGGCGACATGTACATGCGGGTGCCCGCCGACGACACGCTGACCACCAGCATCGTCGGCTTCGATAACGCCGGCGAGACGATGTACATGCTCGACAGCCGCCGCGGCGATACCGCGGCGCTCTACGCCCAGCCCGCCGGCGGCGGCGAGCCCCGGCTGCTCTTCGCCGACGACCGCGCCGACGTCTCGGGCGTCATGGCCAACCCCCGCACGGGCCGCGTCGAGGCCGCCGCCTCCACCTACGACCGCGCCCGCTGGACCATCCTCGACGAGGCGATCGAGCCCGACTTCGAGACCCTCCGCACCGTGCGGGACGCCGAGTTCAGCGTCACCAGCCGCACGCTGGACGATCGCCGCTGGATCGTTGCCTTCACCCGCGACGACGGCCCGCTGGAGTACTGGCTCTACGACCGCGACGATCGCAAGGCGAGCTACCTCTTCAGCAACCGGCCGGCCCTCGACGGCGTCACGCTCTCCAAGATGCACAGCGTGGTGATCGAGGCGCGGGACGGGCTCCAGCTCGTCAGCTACCTCACCATGCCCCACGACGCCGACGCGACCCAGAAGGCCGGCGACCCCCGCGCCGCCGAGCCCCTGCCGATGGTCCTGCTCGTCCACGGCGGCCCCTGGGCGCGGGACGCCTGGGGCTACAACAGCTTCCACCAGTGGCTCGCCAGCCGCGGCTACGCGGTGCTCAGCGTCAACTTCCGCGGGTCTACGGGCTTCGGCAAGAGCTTCATCAACGCCGGCGACCGCGAGTGGGCCGCCGCCATGCACGACGACCTGCTCGATGCCGTGCAGTGGGCCGTCGGCCGCGACATCGCCGACCCAGATCGCGTCGCCATCATGGGCGGCAGCTACGGCGGGTACGCCACGCTCGTCGGTCTTACGTTCACGCCCGACACCTTCGCCGCGGGCGTCTCCATCGTCGGCCCCAGCAACCTCAACACGCTGCTCAGCTCCATCCCGCCCTACTGGGCGCCCGCCGTCGAGCTGTTCCGCCGCCGCGTGGGCGACCACACCACCGAGGACGGCCAGGCCTTCCTCAAGGCCCGCAGCCCGCTGACGCACGCCGAGCGCATCAGCAAGCCGCTGCTCATCGGCCAGGGCGCGCAGGATCCGCGGGTCAAGCAGGCCGAGAGCGACCAGATCGTCGAGGCCATGACCGCCAAGAAGCTGCCCGTAACTTACGTTCTCTTCCCCGACGAGGGCCACGGCTTCGCCCGCCCGGAGAACCGCATGGCCTTCAACGCCGTCGCGGAGGTGTTCCTCGCCCAGCACCTCGGCGGCCGCTACGAGCCCATCGGCGACGACTTCGAGGGTTCGAGCATCTCGGTGCCAGAGGGCGCCGAGGGCGTGCCGGGCGTGGCGGCGGAGCTGGGAGGTGGGTGAGCGGGCCTAATGTCATAGCGGCATGGCGAAGGAGATCACCGAGAAGGACCTGCTGAAGCTGC includes these proteins:
- a CDS encoding S9 family peptidase, with the protein product MARFEHRTGWAAVAAMGFAAFSGVADASATHADDLVSREVFFADPERAGVRLSPDGSTLSFLAPLDGVLNIWVAPVDEPDNARAITSDTNRGIRQYFWTYNGTHVVYLQDTDGDENFLPYAVHVESGDVRGLAPFENTRAFIQEVSWKHPDEILVGLNNRVPQFHDLHRINVVTGESELVFQNDGWAGVVTDSNFGVRFTSRYDQDGSIGYYSVDNNEVGDMYMRVPADDTLTTSIVGFDNAGETMYMLDSRRGDTAALYAQPAGGGEPRLLFADDRADVSGVMANPRTGRVEAAASTYDRARWTILDEAIEPDFETLRTVRDAEFSVTSRTLDDRRWIVAFTRDDGPLEYWLYDRDDRKASYLFSNRPALDGVTLSKMHSVVIEARDGLQLVSYLTMPHDADATQKAGDPRAAEPLPMVLLVHGGPWARDAWGYNSFHQWLASRGYAVLSVNFRGSTGFGKSFINAGDREWAAAMHDDLLDAVQWAVGRDIADPDRVAIMGGSYGGYATLVGLTFTPDTFAAGVSIVGPSNLNTLLSSIPPYWAPAVELFRRRVGDHTTEDGQAFLKARSPLTHAERISKPLLIGQGAQDPRVKQAESDQIVEAMTAKKLPVTYVLFPDEGHGFARPENRMAFNAVAEVFLAQHLGGRYEPIGDDFEGSSISVPEGAEGVPGVAAELGGG